From the genome of Labedella gwakjiensis:
CCGCGTGCGCCAGAAGGGAGACGGCGATCGAACCCACGCCGCCGGAGGCACCCGTGACGAGGACGGGTCCGTCCTGCGGGGTCACGCCGTGTCGCTCGATCGCGAGCACCGAGAGCATCGCGGTGAATCCGGCCGTGCCGATCGCCGCGGCCTGACGCGCCGACATCGTGGGAGGGACGGCGACGAGTCGCGAACCCTCCACGTGCGCTCGGCCGGCGAGCCCGCCGTGCAGACTCTCGCCGAGGCCCGCACCGTTCAGCGTCACGACGTCGCCGGGGCGCCATGGGCCGTGGCTCTCGATCACCACGCCGGTCGCGTCGATGCCCGGGACGAGTGGCCAACGCCGCACCACGCCCGGTCGGCCGGTCAGCGCGAGCGCGTCCTTGTAGTTGACGCTCGAATACTCGACGCGCACGACCGTGTCGATCATCGGCCCGGAGCCCGCGTCATCATCGGAGGACAGGCCGTCGAGGAAATCGGAGTCGAGGGTCTCGAGTGACGCGGTGGCCGCCCCGCGACCGCCGTCCGACTCGGCACGCCGCACGACCCAGGCGGGAAAGCTCTGCATGTCGTCAGCCTACGCACGCACCGTCGCGAGCGCCCCCTCCGTGCTCGCGACGGTGGTCCGGGTCGGACGTCACGTGATGTCGCGACGCCAGGTCGTGAGAGCACCGATCACCGTGAGCACCCCGGCGATCCCCGCGAGGACGAGTCCGCCGACCCACCACTCGAGCTGATCCTGTCCCGCGCTGACGAGTCCGAAGATGCTCGTGCCCACGAGCGTGTCGCTCGCGGCACCGGGCAGGAACTGCACGACGTTCGCCAGCCAGTCGGCGAGGGCGCCGACGGAACGCAGCACGGGTTCGACGAACTGGGTGAAGGCGATGACGATCACGATCACGGCGACCTGGTTCGTGACGACCGACCCGAGGCCGATCCCCACGGCCGCCCACAGGGCCATCGCCAGCACGAGCCGCGCGAACATCGCCCACGTGTCGGTCGAGCCGAGCTCGGTGTCGATACCGAAGCCGGCGAGGACCGCCGCCCCGCCGCCGACCGATGCGAGCAGCCCGATGAGGCCGAACAGCGCTCCGAAGACGAAGAGGACGAGGAGCTTCGCCGACAGCACCACGCTGCGCTTCGGCGTGGCCAGGAAGGTGGGCGTGAGCGTCTGATGGCGTACCTCGCCCGTGACGGCGAGGGCTCCGAGGAGCACGGGGAAGACGTAGCCGATCGAGCTCGCGAAAGAGTAGATGAGCGGGGCGAAGCCGGTCGAGCCGTCGCCCGTCATACCCGTCAGGGAGCCGTCGGTTCCCGCACCGATGAGGGCCGCGAGGCCCCCGGCCATGGTGAGGACGTAGAGGAACATCACGAGGGCGAGCACCCACCACATGCGTGTGCTCGTGATCTTGGTGATCTCGGCCCGGACGGCCGGAAGGAACGTGTTCATCGGTCTCCTCCCACGAGGTGCAGGAACGTCTCTTCGAGTCCTGAGGACTGCCGGTGGAGGGCGCTGAGGGGGATCCCCGCGGCGAATGCTGCCCTGCCTACCTCCTCGGCCTCGACGCCCGACACCATGAGTCCGGAGCGGGCGGGTGCCACGTCGAAGCCGGCGGCTTCGAGCGCGGTGGCGAGGGCGGAGCGGTCGGTGGCGTCGACGAGGACGCTGAGGCTGTCGCCGGCCGAGAGGCTCGAGAGCGTGCCGGAGTGCACGAGTTCTCCGCGCGCGATGATGACGACGTCGTCGACGCTCTGCTGCACCTCGCTCAGGAGGTGCGACGACACGAGGACCGTGCGTCCCTCGGCCGCGAGTGCGCCGAGGAGGGAGCGGATCCACTTGATGCCCTCGGGGTCGAGGCCATTGATGGGTTCGTCGAGCACAAGCACACCCGGGTCGCCGAGGAGGGCGGAGGCGAGGCCGAGGCGCTGGCGCATGCCGAGCGAGTAGCCGCCGACGCGGCGATCGGCGAACTCCGACAGTCCCACGAGTTCGAGCGTCTCGTCGACCCGCGAGCGCGGGATGCCGGACGCCGTCGCGGAGATCGTGAGGTGGTTGCGGGCCGAACGGCCCGGATGGAAGCTCGCGGCTTCCAGCGCGGCGCCCACCGTGCGCAGCGGCGACGGCAGGTCGGCGTAGGCGACGCCGCCGAACGTGGCGCGACCCTCTGTGGGTCGGACGAGGCCGAGGAGCATCCGGAGCGTCGTCGTCTTCCCGGCTCCGTTCGGGCCGAGGAACCCGGTGACCCGGCCCGGCTCGACCTGGAACGACAGGGCGTTCACAGCGGCGACGGCGCCGAAGCGCTTCGTCACCGCCTCGATCTCGATGGTGCGTGCGTCCGTCATGGGCCTCCCTCGGCTCGGCTGCTCCCAGTCTGCCGAGAGCGGCCCTGCTGCCGCGTCCGTCGGAGGGGGGATTTCGAGAGGCGGATCCCGCACCGCGCGGACGCGGGGGCGTCGGGCCGGTGGGACGTCAGTCCGAGGTGGTCGATCCGGCGTGGACGTCGCAGCGAACGTCATCGTGCTCGGCGCACACCACGAGCTGGGTGCGGCACGAGGGATCGGCGCAATTGCGCATCTCCTTCGTCGCGCCGTCGCACACGACGCACGCGCCGATGACAGCGGTGTGGTCGCTGAAGTCGAGCGAGCCGCGCTTGTCGAAGACGTACAAGGAGCCGTTCCAGAGCCCGTCGTCGCCGAAGCGCTCGCCGTAGCGGACGACGCCGCCGTCGAGCTGGTACACCTCGGAGAACCCGCGAGCGATCATCAGGCTCGAGAGCACCTCGCAGCGCACGCCGCCCGTGCAGTAGGTGACCACGGGCTTGTCCTTGAGGTGGTCGTACGCGCCCGAGTCGAGGACCTCGACGAAGTCGCGCGTGGTCGAGACGTCGGGCACGACCGCCCCCTCGAAGCGTCCGATCTGCGCCTCGAAGGCGTTCCGTCCGTCGAACAGGACGAGATCGTCGCGCTCAGCGGCGAGGGCGTTGAGGCCCTCGGGGCTGAGGCGGGCGCCCCCGCCGACCACGCCGTCCTCCGTCACCCGGAGCTCGTCGGGCGCTCCGAACGAAACGATCTCGTCGCGCACCTTCACGCTGAGCTTCGGGAAGTCGATGCTCGCGCCGCCGGCATCGAGGCCGGTGCCCTCCGACCACTTCACGTCGAGGTCGCGGAACGCCGGGTACTCCTTGGTGCGGCGGAGGTAGCGCTTGACGCCGTCGATGTCCCCGCCGACGGTGCCGTTGATTCCGTCGCGGGAGAGGAGGATGCGACCGCGCAGGCCGTTGGCCTCGCAGAGCTCGCGCTGCCACAGGCGCACGGCCTCCGGGTCGGAGAGGGGTGTGAACGCGTAGAAGAGCAGGATCTTGGGAACGGCCACGCGCCCAGTGTACGTTTCGCCGGCGCGCTCAGCGGCGGGCGTCCACCGCCGCGCGCGTGTCCTCCTCGATGAGATCGGCGTTGATGAAGGCGCCCGTCTGGAGGCCGGCGGCCGCCGCGGTGACCACCTGTGTCTTCATGTCCGTGACGTTGCCCGCGGCGAACACCCCGGCCGCGCTCGTGCGTCCCACCTCGTCGACCGGGACGATGGAGCCGAAGACGACGCCCGACATCTCCACCTGCTGCGTCTCCACGCCGAGCCCCGCGAGCGCGTCCGCCCGCGCCCACACCCGCGTCGCCACCGCGAGTGCGTCGATCGGCACCTCGGCGCCGCTCGCGAGTCGCGCGGACGTCACGTCACCCGCGGTGGAGACGAGCTCCGTCACCCGACCAGCCACGACCTGCACGCCGCGAGCCGCGAACTGCTCCCACTGCTCGTCGCTCGGCTCGAAGGAGTCGTTGAGGAAGAGCGTCACGCGGTCGCTCAGCTGGCGGAACATCCCCACCTGATGCGCGGCGAGCGGACTCGTCGCGAGCACACCGATCGCGCGGTCGCGCACCTCCCAGCCGTGGCAGTAGGGACAGTGGACGACGCCGCGGCCCCACTGCTCGCGGATGCCGGGTACGTCCGGCAGCTCGTCCCACGACCCGGTGGCCAGGAGGATCCGACGCGCGAGCACCGTGAGCGGCCCACCGCCGTCGTCCATGGCCTCCACCGTGACGACGAAGCGCTCTCCGTCGCGCTCCACGGCTGTCGCTGTGCCATCGAGCGTCTCCACGCCGTACGTCGCCACCTCGCTCCGACCGATGGCGAAGAGCTCGCGCGGGGGCGTCGACTCCCGACCGAGGTAGTTGTGCACCGCGGCTGCCGGGGCGTTCCGTGGCTCGCCCGAGTCGATCACGAGAACGGAGCGCCGGGAGCGTCCCAGCGCGAGTGCCCCGCTCAGTCCGGCGGCGCTTCCGCCGATGACGACCACGTCGTATGCCTCGTTCATGTGTCCGCTCCTTCTGTCCGTTCCGTCACATCAGCGACGCTGATCACGCTCATCGAGCATGCGCCGAGCGTGCCGGATCGACAATTTTTCTTGCCGTTTTGGCAACTGCACCGCAGACTGTCGGCATGGAGCGGAACGAACATCACCACGAGGGCGAGACCGGTCGAGCGGCGCGAGGTCGGGCTCGTCAGCCCCTCCACCAGCAGGCGGTGGATCCGCCCGTCACGACGGACGCGGTGCTCGAGGGGGTCGGTCCGCGTCTCCGCTCGTTGCGGACACGCCGCGACATCACGCTGGGTGAGCTGTCGACGGTGACGGGCATCTCGGTGAGCACGCTCTCGCGCCTCGAATCAGGGCAGAGGAAGCCCACCCTCGAGCTGCTCCTGCCGCTCGCGCGGGCGCATCACGTGCCGCTCGACGAACTCGTCGCGGCGCCCGCGACGGGCGATCCGCGCATCCACATGAAGCCGATCCGTCGGCACGGACGCACGTTCGTGCCCCTCACCCGACGGCCGGGCGGCGTGCAGTCGTACAAGCAGCTCGTGCCGCCGACCCCGGGAGAGCCGGAGCCGAAGACGCACGAGGGCTACGAGTGGCTGTACGTGCTCTCCGGACGGATCCGTCTCGTGCTCGGCGAGCACGACATCGAGCTCGGCCCCGGCGAGGTCGCGGAGTTCGACACACGCGTGCCGCACTGGATCGGCAACCCCGGGACGGAGACCGCGGAGGTCCTCAACCTCTTCGGTCCGCAGGGCGAGCGCCTCCACGTCCGCGCCGGCCCCACGACCTCCTGATCCCTGGCCCGGGATCAGGAGGAGGGGGTGTGGGCCGCGATCGCATCGGCGATGCCCTCAGGGGTGATCTCGAGGCCGAGCCGTGATCCCGGGTTCACGACCACGCCGATGAGCGGACCGAGTGTGGGGAAGAGCGCCGAGACGGGGATGGAGAGCGCATAGGGCGCGGTGTCGCTCGCCTCGGCGGGGATGCGGCGTCCGTCCGTGAACATGGCGAGCATGCGCAGCCGACCCTTCGGGATGTAGAGCGGCTGCAGCTCGGCCATCGTCCCCGTCGTGACGGTGCCGGAGAGGATGATCGCGTTGCTCGCCCACAGCGCCGCGAGCACCTCGGCGACGGGCACGAGCCCCATCATGCCGCGCCGGATGACGTCCTCCGCCGGGGTGAGCGGCACCTCCCCGCCCACGTCGAGCGGCGCGGGACCGACGGACTGGTCGAGGATCTCACTCGCGTCGTCGGGCATCGACCCGGCCGGGCGGTAGTCGGGATTCGGCCGGAACTCGCCCACGATCTCGCCGCGTGCGTCCGACTGCCAGGCGCCGACGATCAGGTGCGGTGGCACCTCGTCGTGCGGTTCGGCGACGGTGGGGTCGAGTTCGTACACCCAGGATCCCCGGTTGGCGCGGGCCGCGGCCCGCGCGCGTTCGCTCGGGGTCTTCACGTCGGTCTCCTGTCCGTGCGGGGGTGTGGGCCACGCTACTCCGCACACCCGTGAGCTCCACCGGTTCCCGTGGGAGCGGCCGGCCGGTAACCTCGAGGGGGAGGGTGGCTCATGGACGTGACTGGTCGGTCTGCGCTCGTCTCGGGCGGTGCCTCCGGACTGGGTCTGGCCACCGCGCGGGCACTGCTCGATCGCGGGGCGTCGGTCGTCCTCCTCGACCTGCCGTCGTCGCGCGGGTCGGAGGTCGCTGCGGAACTCGGCGTCCGCGCCGCCTTCGTGCCCGGAGACGTCACGAACGAGGCCGACGTGCGGGCGGCGCTCGCCGCCGTGCCCGCGGATCGTCCGCTCGGCGTGGTCGTGTCGTGCGCCGGGATCGCCACGCCCGGCCGTGTGCTCGGGCGCGACGGAGTCCTGCCCCTCGACGCGTTCGACCGTGTCGTGCGCGTCAACCTCCTCGGTACCTTCAACCTCGCACGGCTCGGTGCGGAGGCCATGGCTCACACCGAAGCGGACGCCGACGGGGAGCGCGGCGTGATCGTGCAGACGGCGTCCGTCGCGGCGTTCGACGGGCAGATCGGGCAGGCCGCCTACTCCGCGTCGAAGGGCGGGGTCGCCGCCATGACGCTGCCCCTCGCCCGTGAATTCGCACGCGTGGGCATCCGCGTCGTCACGATCGCTCCGGGAATCATGGAGACACCGATGATGGCGGGTCTTCCGGAGGACGCGCGCGTCTCGCTCGGATCCCAGGTGCCGTTCCCCGCTCGGCTCGGCCGGCCGGACGAGTACGCGTCGCTCGTGCTCCACATCGCCGAGAACGCCTACCTCAACGGCGAGACCATCCGTCTCGACGGCGCGATCCGGATGGGCCCGAAGTGACCCGCTCGTTCCGCCGGATGAAGCGGCGCAAGATCCGCCCGTACGTCCCCCTCGAGCCGCGGGAGCCCGCCCCCGTCGAGAAGCTCGTGGAGGAGGGTCTCGCGATCGCGCGGCACGCCATCGCGATGCGCGTGAAGAACCAGGTGCTCGTCGACATCCTCCGGCAGGACGGCGTGTTCGTGGCCGACGCCTACACGGGCATCATCCGCGACGAGCTGGAGCGCTTTGCTTCGGAGCAGCGCACCTACGCCGCCCGCATGACCGAGGAGCTCTCCCGCGTCGCGTCGCGGCCGGGACGCTCCCTGCACCAGCACGACTACCGCACGCGCGACCGGGCCACGCTCGAGCTGCGGCGCGACGGGTACGTCCTGCTCGCCGACGCCCTCGACGAGGCGGGGAACGACGACGAGTTCATCGCGTCCGTCGCGGAGAGCGCTCGCGAGGGTGCATGGCGCGAGGTGTCGACGACGCTCGAGGCGCGTCTCGCCAACCAGCAGCAGTCCGCGGCGCGCGATCCCCGCTACGAGGAGGACCGCTCCGACCGCATGCGCCTCGTCGCCGAGGTCGACCTCGACCTGCTGCGCAAGTCGCAGAGGAGCTGGGGCGAGATCGAGGACTTCGACCGCTGGGAGTGACCGAGCGCCCGGACGCAGCGGACCGCTAGGCCCGGCGGTGACGTCGCAGGATGCGCCGTTCGATCCCCCACCGGGTGACGCGTCGCATCGCCTCGACCACGATTCCGCGGTCCATCTTCGACTCCCCGAACTCCCGCTCGCGGAACTCGATGGGCACTTCGACGACGCCGGCTCCCGCGTCGAGCGTGCGCAGCGTCATGTCCACCTGGAAGCAGTAGCCGTGGGAGTCGACGGTCGAGAGGGCCAGGCGCCGGAGCAGCTCGGACCGGTAGACGCGGAAGCCGGCCGTCGCGTCGCGCACAGGGATGCCGAGCGCGAGCCGGGCGTAGCCGTTGCCCGCGCGACTGAGGACCTCCCGGCTCTTGGGCCAGTTGACGACGCTGCCGCCGTCGACCCACCGCGATCCGATGACGAGCCCCGGCCGCGAGGGGCCGTCGAGCGCCGAGATCATGGCGGGCAGCACCTCCGGCGGGTGGGATCCGTCCGCATCGAGCTCGACGAGCAGGTCGTAGTCGCGCTCGAGCCCCCAGGCCATGGCCGCGAGGTAGGCCGGACCGAGGCCCGCCTTGTGGCTGCGTCGCAGGAGGTGCACGCGGGCGTCGCCCACGGCCCGGTCCGCCACGAGATCGCCCGTGCCATCGGGGCTGCCGTCGTCCACGACGAGGGCGTGCGCGTAGGGGACCGCGGTGAAGAGCCGGTCCAGGACGCGGTCGATGTTCTCGCGCTCCTGGTAGGTGGGGATCATGACGAGGATCCGTCGCGCCGTCACCGGTCGACCTGCTTCTGCTCGCCGTGGGTGGCCTCCGAGGGAGCGGTGTCCCTGTCCATCTCGATCGTCACGTCCTCGAGGGGCGCCGACGCGAGCGCGGCGGCCGCGACGCGTTCCTCGATGACGTGCTCGGGTCGCGGCCCGGTGCCCGTGCGGTGGTGGCCCCACACCCAGAACCGGTAGAGGAGGAACCGGAAGGCCGTGCCGAGGGCGAGGCCCACGACGTTCGCCGAGATGTTGTCGGCGAGGAGGCTCGTGAACCCGAGCAGGTGGTGGCTCACCCAAAGGCACAGGAGGCCGATGAGGAGGCCGCCGATCGCGACCACCGCGTACTCGGCGAACTCGCGGACGAGGTCGTGGCGCCGGTGCTCCCGGAAGGTCCAGTACCGATTGCCGACCCAGTTGAACACGATCGCCACGGACGTGCTCACGATCTTCGCGCCGATCGCGCCCTGGAAGAAGTGGTCGTCGCCGAACGCGCCTGTGCGCAGGAGGTTGAACAGTCCGACGTCGATCACGAATCCGATGCCGCCCACGATGCCGAACTTGACCGCGTAGCGCAGGATGCGCTCCCAGACGTACGCGGCGAGGCGTCGGATGCGGGAGATGGCTGACCCCTCGGTTCGATGGCGGGAAGGACGCGGCGCCGGCGTCGCCCGATCAGGCTACCCGAACCGCACGAACGCCTCGGGGGAGGCCGATGCCTGTGGAGAGCCGCCGCGCCACCCCTCTCCCGCGGCCCGTCCGGTCCCCTAGGCTGCGGCCATGGGACGCATCATCCACGTGGAACTCACGACCGACGACCTGCACGGCGCCTCCGACTTCTTCTCCCACGCGTTCGGGTGGCAGCTGACGCCGTCGGAGTTCGTCGAGGACTACCTCACGGCCGATACCGGGGCCGGGGGCGGGATCGACGGCGCACTCATGACCGCGCGGCATCAGAAGCAGCCCGTGATCGTGTGGATCGAGGTGCAGGACATCCACGAGACCATCCGTGACGTCGTGAAGGCCGGCGGCATCGCGGACGGTGAGGTGCACGACCTCCCCGGCGAGGGGCTCGTGACCTACATCACCGATCCCGACGGTCTCGTCTTCGGTGTGAAGCAGCCGGTGGCCACCGACGCGCTCCTCTGACCCGTCCGGATGGGCGCACGGCGACGAATAGACTGACCAGGCGTCGAAAGGACCACCCGTGAAGACCCATTTCCTCCGCACACACCGGAGTTCAGAGAACCTGCAGCGGGAGGGCCAGCTGGCCTGGGCCGTCGCCGAGGTCGCGGCGGATCCGGTGGAGGTCACGCCGGAGGTCGCCGACATGGTGGTCAACAGGGTCATCGACAACGCGGCGGTCGCGACGGCCTCGCTGAACCGTGCACCGGTCGTGTCCGCCCGCTCGCAGGCCCTCGCGCACCCCGTGACGACGGGCGGCGACGGAGCCACCGTCTTCGGTCCCGACCAGGCCAGGCGCGTGTCCCCGGAGTGGGCGGCCTGGGCCAACGGCGTCGCCGTGCGTGAGCTCGACTTCCACGACACGTTCCTCGCCGCGGAGTACTCGCACCCCGGTGACAACATCCCGCCGATCGTCGCCGTCGCGCAGCACGTCGGCGCCACGGGCCACGACGTCGTCCGCGGCATCGCCACGGGCTACGAGATCCAGGTGGACCTCGTGAAGGCCATCAGCCTGCACGCCCACAAGATCGACCATGTCGCGCACCTCGGCCCGTCGGCCGCCGCGGGCATCGGCACGCTCCTCGGCCTCCCCGTCGAGACGATCTTCCAGGCCGTGGGCCAGGCGCTCCACACGACCACCGCCACCCGCCAGTCGCGGAAGGGCCAGATCTCCACGTGGAAGGCCCACGCGCCGGCCTTCGCGGGGAAGATGGCGGTCGAGGCGATCGATCGCGCCATGCGCGGGCAGACCTCGCCCGAGCCCATCTGGGAGGGCGAGGACGGCGTCATCGCCTGGCTGCTCGGCGGGCCGGAGGCCACGTACGACGTGCCGCTGCCCGAGGCCGGCGAGGCGAAGCGCGCCATCCTCGACACGTACACGAAGGAGCACTCGGCGGAGTACCAGGCG
Proteins encoded in this window:
- a CDS encoding GtrA family protein produces the protein MGGIGFVIDVGLFNLLRTGAFGDDHFFQGAIGAKIVSTSVAIVFNWVGNRYWTFREHRRHDLVREFAEYAVVAIGGLLIGLLCLWVSHHLLGFTSLLADNISANVVGLALGTAFRFLLYRFWVWGHHRTGTGPRPEHVIEERVAAAALASAPLEDVTIEMDRDTAPSEATHGEQKQVDR
- a CDS encoding NAD(P)/FAD-dependent oxidoreductase; protein product: MNEAYDVVVIGGSAAGLSGALALGRSRRSVLVIDSGEPRNAPAAAVHNYLGRESTPPRELFAIGRSEVATYGVETLDGTATAVERDGERFVVTVEAMDDGGGPLTVLARRILLATGSWDELPDVPGIREQWGRGVVHCPYCHGWEVRDRAIGVLATSPLAAHQVGMFRQLSDRVTLFLNDSFEPSDEQWEQFAARGVQVVAGRVTELVSTAGDVTSARLASGAEVPIDALAVATRVWARADALAGLGVETQQVEMSGVVFGSIVPVDEVGRTSAAGVFAAGNVTDMKTQVVTAAAAGLQTGAFINADLIEEDTRAAVDARR
- a CDS encoding 3-hydroxyacyl-CoA dehydrogenase; translation: MDVTGRSALVSGGASGLGLATARALLDRGASVVLLDLPSSRGSEVAAELGVRAAFVPGDVTNEADVRAALAAVPADRPLGVVVSCAGIATPGRVLGRDGVLPLDAFDRVVRVNLLGTFNLARLGAEAMAHTEADADGERGVIVQTASVAAFDGQIGQAAYSASKGGVAAMTLPLAREFARVGIRVVTIAPGIMETPMMAGLPEDARVSLGSQVPFPARLGRPDEYASLVLHIAENAYLNGETIRLDGAIRMGPK
- a CDS encoding VOC family protein, with product MGRIIHVELTTDDLHGASDFFSHAFGWQLTPSEFVEDYLTADTGAGGGIDGALMTARHQKQPVIVWIEVQDIHETIRDVVKAGGIADGEVHDLPGEGLVTYITDPDGLVFGVKQPVATDALL
- a CDS encoding MDR family oxidoreductase, encoding MQSFPAWVVRRAESDGGRGAATASLETLDSDFLDGLSSDDDAGSGPMIDTVVRVEYSSVNYKDALALTGRPGVVRRWPLVPGIDATGVVIESHGPWRPGDVVTLNGAGLGESLHGGLAGRAHVEGSRLVAVPPTMSARQAAAIGTAGFTAMLSVLAIERHGVTPQDGPVLVTGASGGVGSIAVSLLAHAGFEVTASTGRVATQSAFLTELGATDVIDRAELAEAGKPMQTQRWAAVVDAVGGPTLVNAVAQLRHGGVAAACGLAQSADYVGTVLPYILRGVTLAGINSVEASGEERRAAWDRLESDVDLRLLDGLTSVVPLSAAREVADRVLAGGVRGRTVVEIGG
- a CDS encoding helix-turn-helix domain-containing protein — protein: MERNEHHHEGETGRAARGRARQPLHQQAVDPPVTTDAVLEGVGPRLRSLRTRRDITLGELSTVTGISVSTLSRLESGQRKPTLELLLPLARAHHVPLDELVAAPATGDPRIHMKPIRRHGRTFVPLTRRPGGVQSYKQLVPPTPGEPEPKTHEGYEWLYVLSGRIRLVLGEHDIELGPGEVAEFDTRVPHWIGNPGTETAEVLNLFGPQGERLHVRAGPTTS
- a CDS encoding MmgE/PrpD family protein — encoded protein: MKTHFLRTHRSSENLQREGQLAWAVAEVAADPVEVTPEVADMVVNRVIDNAAVATASLNRAPVVSARSQALAHPVTTGGDGATVFGPDQARRVSPEWAAWANGVAVRELDFHDTFLAAEYSHPGDNIPPIVAVAQHVGATGHDVVRGIATGYEIQVDLVKAISLHAHKIDHVAHLGPSAAAGIGTLLGLPVETIFQAVGQALHTTTATRQSRKGQISTWKAHAPAFAGKMAVEAIDRAMRGQTSPEPIWEGEDGVIAWLLGGPEATYDVPLPEAGEAKRAILDTYTKEHSAEYQAQAWIDLARRVHAEHPELTDPARVESIVLHSSHHTHYVIGSGSGDPQKYDPTASRETLDHSIPYIVAVALQDGGWHHADSYTPERAGRPDTVELWRKITTAEDEEWTRRYHSTDPAEKAFGGRLVATLTDGSTIVEEIAVADAHPLGARPFGREQYVQKFRTLARGVLEEPEIERFLGLAERLPELDAQELRGLTIQRGAGSLEVSPRGLF
- a CDS encoding polyprenol monophosphomannose synthase — protein: MTARRILVMIPTYQERENIDRVLDRLFTAVPYAHALVVDDGSPDGTGDLVADRAVGDARVHLLRRSHKAGLGPAYLAAMAWGLERDYDLLVELDADGSHPPEVLPAMISALDGPSRPGLVIGSRWVDGGSVVNWPKSREVLSRAGNGYARLALGIPVRDATAGFRVYRSELLRRLALSTVDSHGYCFQVDMTLRTLDAGAGVVEVPIEFREREFGESKMDRGIVVEAMRRVTRWGIERRILRRHRRA
- a CDS encoding rhodanese-related sulfurtransferase, yielding MAVPKILLFYAFTPLSDPEAVRLWQRELCEANGLRGRILLSRDGINGTVGGDIDGVKRYLRRTKEYPAFRDLDVKWSEGTGLDAGGASIDFPKLSVKVRDEIVSFGAPDELRVTEDGVVGGGARLSPEGLNALAAERDDLVLFDGRNAFEAQIGRFEGAVVPDVSTTRDFVEVLDSGAYDHLKDKPVVTYCTGGVRCEVLSSLMIARGFSEVYQLDGGVVRYGERFGDDGLWNGSLYVFDKRGSLDFSDHTAVIGACVVCDGATKEMRNCADPSCRTQLVVCAEHDDVRCDVHAGSTTSD
- a CDS encoding SseB family protein, with the translated sequence MKTPSERARAAARANRGSWVYELDPTVAEPHDEVPPHLIVGAWQSDARGEIVGEFRPNPDYRPAGSMPDDASEILDQSVGPAPLDVGGEVPLTPAEDVIRRGMMGLVPVAEVLAALWASNAIILSGTVTTGTMAELQPLYIPKGRLRMLAMFTDGRRIPAEASDTAPYALSIPVSALFPTLGPLIGVVVNPGSRLGLEITPEGIADAIAAHTPSS
- a CDS encoding ABC transporter permease yields the protein MNTFLPAVRAEITKITSTRMWWVLALVMFLYVLTMAGGLAALIGAGTDGSLTGMTGDGSTGFAPLIYSFASSIGYVFPVLLGALAVTGEVRHQTLTPTFLATPKRSVVLSAKLLVLFVFGALFGLIGLLASVGGGAAVLAGFGIDTELGSTDTWAMFARLVLAMALWAAVGIGLGSVVTNQVAVIVIVIAFTQFVEPVLRSVGALADWLANVVQFLPGAASDTLVGTSIFGLVSAGQDQLEWWVGGLVLAGIAGVLTVIGALTTWRRDIT
- a CDS encoding ABC transporter ATP-binding protein yields the protein MTDARTIEIEAVTKRFGAVAAVNALSFQVEPGRVTGFLGPNGAGKTTTLRMLLGLVRPTEGRATFGGVAYADLPSPLRTVGAALEAASFHPGRSARNHLTISATASGIPRSRVDETLELVGLSEFADRRVGGYSLGMRQRLGLASALLGDPGVLVLDEPINGLDPEGIKWIRSLLGALAAEGRTVLVSSHLLSEVQQSVDDVVIIARGELVHSGTLSSLSAGDSLSVLVDATDRSALATALEAAGFDVAPARSGLMVSGVEAEEVGRAAFAAGIPLSALHRQSSGLEETFLHLVGGDR